From one Acinonyx jubatus isolate Ajub_Pintada_27869175 chromosome B1, VMU_Ajub_asm_v1.0, whole genome shotgun sequence genomic stretch:
- the AASDH gene encoding beta-alanine-activating enzyme isoform X3 — MLNDRKQKYEEGKMTNSTNSENNEEKSEEHMDVRLNHCLAYVLHTSGTTGIPKIVRVPHACILPNIQHFRLLFEITQEDVLFLASPLTFDPSVVEIFVALSSGACLLIVPASVKVLPSKLAAVLFSHHRVTILQATPTLLRRFGSQLIKSTVLSASTSLRVLALGGEAFPSLAVLKSWRGVGNKTQIFNIYGITEVSSWATFYKIPEKFLNSTLKCELPVPLGFPLLGTVVEVRDTNGFTIQEGNGQVFLGGKNRVCFLDDEMIVPLGTMRATGDLVTVKDGEMLFLGRKDSQIKRYGKRLNIEFVQQVAEGLQQVESCAVTWYNQEKLILFMVSKNDVVKEYIFKELQEHLPSHAIPDELVLIDSLPFTSHGKIDVSELNKIYLNYINLKSECKLSGKEELWEKLQHLWKSILSLSEHPLKVPDESLFLNSGGDSLKSIRLLSEIEKLVGTSIPGLLEIILSSSILEIYNHVLQTVFPDEDLLFSKNYAMKRKFNDINQEEISGKSLPQKSVLTLSCDNELAAFISVSRGSQILSLNSEFLTKLGLGSSARSSDLISQTNIQNVTSLNPPALTGQSKDPSCVAEVSHEGTSVIEAKKMELHVRWRTDTGKCVDASPLIVISAAAKSSVTVYIGSHSHRMMAVDLYSGKVKWEQILGGRIESSACVSKCGNFIVVGCYNGLVYVLKSNSGEEYWMFTTKDAVKSSATMDPTTGLLYIGSHDQHAYALDIYKKKCVWKLKCGGTVFSSPCLSLIPHHLYVATLGGLLLAINPATGNTVWKHSCGKPLFSSPRCCLQYICIGCVDGNLLCFTHFGEQVWQFSTSEPIFSSPCTSASEQEIFFGSHDCFIYCCNTKGHLQWKFETTSQVYATPFAFCYQDCSNEMLLAAASTDGKLWILESKSGRLQSVYELPGQVFSSPVVWESMLLIGCRNNYVYCLDLLGGHQI; from the exons ATGCtaaatgacagaaaacagaaatatgaagaaggaaaaatgacaaaCAGCACAAATTCTGAGAACAATGAAGAAAAGTCAGAAGAGCACATGGATGTGAGGCTAAACCATTGCTTAGCCTATGTTCTCCATACATCAGGCACTACGGGGATACCTAAGATTGTCAGAGTCCCTCATGCATGTATATTGCCAAACATCCAACATTTTCG GCTACTTTTCGAGATCACACAAGAAGATGTTTTGTTTCTGGCCTCACCTCTGACCTTTGATCCCTCCGTTGTGGAAATATTTGTTGCTCTATCCAGTGGTGCCTGTCTGCTTATTGTACCAGCTTCTGTCAAAGTGCTTCCATCAAAGTTAGCTGCTGTTCTCTTTTCACATCACAGAGTAACTATTTTGCAG GCAACACCAACATTGCTTCGAAGATTTGGATCTCAGCTTATCAAGTCAACTGTTTTATCAGCCAGTACTTCTCTTCGAGTATTAGCCCTCGGTGGTGAAGCATTTCCATCATTGGCTGTTCTCAAAAGCTGGAGAGGAGTAGgcaataaaacacaaatatttaatatttatggtaTCACAGAGGTATCAAGTTGGGCAACTTTTTACAAGATTCCAGAGAAGTTTCTTAACTCTACTTTGAA ATGTGAATTGCCTGTACCACTGGGATTTCCACTGCTTGGAACAGTAGTTGAAGTCAGAGATACTAATGGTTTCACAATTCAAGAAGGCAATGGCCAAGTATTTTTAg GTGGCAAAAACAGAGTGTGTTTTCTTGATGATGAAATGATAGTACCGCTTGGCACAATGCGAGCCACGGGAGACTTGGTGACGGTGAAAGATGGAGAGATGCTTTTCCTGGGACGCAAGGACAGTCAGATCAAACGATATGGCAAACGTCTTAACATTGAATTTGTGCAACAA GTTGCTGAAGGACTTCAGCAAGTAGAGTCCTGTGCAGTTACATGGTATAatcaggaaaaattaattctgttCATGGTGTCCAAAAATGATGTAGTAAAGGAATACATCTTTAAAGAGCTGCAGGAACATCTTCCAAGCCATGCCATCCCGGATGAACTTGTGTTGATTGATTCTCTACCATTTACATCTCATG gcAAAATTGATGTTTCTGAGTTAAACAAGATATATTTAAACTATATAAACTTGAAGTCTGAGTGTAAACTCAGTGGAAAAGAGGAACTTTGGGAAAAATTACAGCATTTGTGGAAG TCTATTCTGAGTCTCTCAGAACATCCTTTGAAGGTTCCTGATGAGTCACTCTTCCTAAATAGTGGTGGAGATTCCTTAAAGTCCATACGGCTCCTCAGTGAGATTGAAAAACTAGTTGGCACATCAATACCTGGGCTTCTGGAAATTATTCTTAGCAGTTCCATTTTAGAGATTTACAATCACGTCCTTCAAACGGTGTTTCCAGATGAAGATCTGCTATTTAGCAAGAATTATgccatgaaaagaaaattcaacgATATTAATCAAGAGGAAATCAGTGGAAAATCTTTACCTCAGAAATCTGTCCTGACTTTAAGTTGTGACAATGAGCTAGCTGCTTTTATTTCAGTGAGCAGAGGGAGTCAGATTTTGTCTCTGAATTCGGAGTTTTTAACTAAGTTAGGACTTGGCTCTTCAGCCCGTTCTTCCGATTTAATTTCACAGACTAACATTCAGAATGTGACAAGCCTAAATCCTCCAGCTCTTACTGGGCAGTCAAAAGATCCATCCTGTGTTGCAGAAGTTTCTCACGAGGGAACATCTGTGATAGAAGCCAAGAAAATGGAGCTTCATGTGAGGTGGAGGACGGACACAGGCAAATGTGTGGATGCTTCCCCTCTGATTGTCATCTCCGCTGCTGCTAAGTCCTCTGTAACTGTGTACATTGGCTCCCATTCCCACAGAATGATGGCAGTTGACCTTTACTCTGGGAAGGTGAAATGGGAACAGATTTTGGGAGGTCGAATTGAATCCTCAGCATGTGTATCTAAGTGTGGAAACTTTATTGTAGTGG GCTGTTATAATGGGTTAGTTTATGTTCTGAAAAGTAATAGTGGAGAAGAATACTGGATGTTTACTACCAAGGATGCTGTCAAAAGCTCAGCAACCATGGATCCAACCACAGGACTCCTTTACATTGGATCTCATGACCAGCATGCATATGCTTTAGATATTTAT AAAAAGAAGTGTGTTTGGAAGTTAAAATGTGGAGGAACTGTCTTTTCGTCCCCTTGTTTGAGCCTGATACCACATCATTTATATGTGGCTACACTGGGAGGCCTGTTACTGGCTATAAATCCT GCCACTGGGAACACAGTTTGGAAACATTCCTGTGGAAAACCACTCTTTTCTTCTCCACGGTGTTGCCTACAGTATATTTGTATTGGCTGTGTAGATGGAAATTTACTCTGCTTTACTCACTTTGGAGAACAG GTTTGGCAGTTCTCTACCAGTGAACCAATCTTTTCATCCCCATGTACCTCAGCATCAgagcaagaaatattttttggttcCCATGATTGCTTTATCTACTGTTGTAATACGAAAGGTCACCTCCAGTGGAAATTTGAAACTACTTCCCAGGTGTATGCAACACCGTTTGCTTTCTGTTACCAAGATTGTAGCAATGAAATGTTGCTGGCAGCAGCATCTACTGATGGGAAACTGTGGATCTTGGAATCTAAGAGTGGACGATTGCAAAGTGTGTATGAACTTCCTGGACAAGTCTTTTCTTCTCCTGTGGTCTGGGAATCAATGCTTCTTATTGGATGTagaaataattatgtttattgtCTGGATTTGTTGGGTGGACATCAAATATAA
- the AASDH gene encoding beta-alanine-activating enzyme isoform X4 codes for MYIAKHPTFSATPTLLRRFGSQLIKSTVLSASTSLRVLALGGEAFPSLAVLKSWRGVGNKTQIFNIYGITEVSSWATFYKIPEKFLNSTLKCELPVPLGFPLLGTVVEVRDTNGFTIQEGNGQVFLGGKNRVCFLDDEMIVPLGTMRATGDLVTVKDGEMLFLGRKDSQIKRYGKRLNIEFVQQVAEGLQQVESCAVTWYNQEKLILFMVSKNDVVKEYIFKELQEHLPSHAIPDELVLIDSLPFTSHGKIDVSELNKIYLNYINLKSECKLSGKEELWEKLQHLWKSILSLSEHPLKVPDESLFLNSGGDSLKSIRLLSEIEKLVGTSIPGLLEIILSSSILEIYNHVLQTVFPDEDLLFSKNYAMKRKFNDINQEEISGKSLPQKSVLTLSCDNELAAFISVSRGSQILSLNSEFLTKLGLGSSARSSDLISQTNIQNVTSLNPPALTGQSKDPSCVAEVSHEGTSVIEAKKMELHVRWRTDTGKCVDASPLIVISAAAKSSVTVYIGSHSHRMMAVDLYSGKVKWEQILGGRIESSACVSKCGNFIVVGCYNGLVYVLKSNSGEEYWMFTTKDAVKSSATMDPTTGLLYIGSHDQHAYALDIYKKKCVWKLKCGGTVFSSPCLSLIPHHLYVATLGGLLLAINPATGNTVWKHSCGKPLFSSPRCCLQYICIGCVDGNLLCFTHFGEQVWQFSTSEPIFSSPCTSASEQEIFFGSHDCFIYCCNTKGHLQWKFETTSQVYATPFAFCYQDCSNEMLLAAASTDGKLWILESKSGRLQSVYELPGQVFSSPVVWESMLLIGCRNNYVYCLDLLGGHQI; via the exons ATGTATATTGCCAAACATCCAACATTTTCG GCAACACCAACATTGCTTCGAAGATTTGGATCTCAGCTTATCAAGTCAACTGTTTTATCAGCCAGTACTTCTCTTCGAGTATTAGCCCTCGGTGGTGAAGCATTTCCATCATTGGCTGTTCTCAAAAGCTGGAGAGGAGTAGgcaataaaacacaaatatttaatatttatggtaTCACAGAGGTATCAAGTTGGGCAACTTTTTACAAGATTCCAGAGAAGTTTCTTAACTCTACTTTGAA ATGTGAATTGCCTGTACCACTGGGATTTCCACTGCTTGGAACAGTAGTTGAAGTCAGAGATACTAATGGTTTCACAATTCAAGAAGGCAATGGCCAAGTATTTTTAg GTGGCAAAAACAGAGTGTGTTTTCTTGATGATGAAATGATAGTACCGCTTGGCACAATGCGAGCCACGGGAGACTTGGTGACGGTGAAAGATGGAGAGATGCTTTTCCTGGGACGCAAGGACAGTCAGATCAAACGATATGGCAAACGTCTTAACATTGAATTTGTGCAACAA GTTGCTGAAGGACTTCAGCAAGTAGAGTCCTGTGCAGTTACATGGTATAatcaggaaaaattaattctgttCATGGTGTCCAAAAATGATGTAGTAAAGGAATACATCTTTAAAGAGCTGCAGGAACATCTTCCAAGCCATGCCATCCCGGATGAACTTGTGTTGATTGATTCTCTACCATTTACATCTCATG gcAAAATTGATGTTTCTGAGTTAAACAAGATATATTTAAACTATATAAACTTGAAGTCTGAGTGTAAACTCAGTGGAAAAGAGGAACTTTGGGAAAAATTACAGCATTTGTGGAAG TCTATTCTGAGTCTCTCAGAACATCCTTTGAAGGTTCCTGATGAGTCACTCTTCCTAAATAGTGGTGGAGATTCCTTAAAGTCCATACGGCTCCTCAGTGAGATTGAAAAACTAGTTGGCACATCAATACCTGGGCTTCTGGAAATTATTCTTAGCAGTTCCATTTTAGAGATTTACAATCACGTCCTTCAAACGGTGTTTCCAGATGAAGATCTGCTATTTAGCAAGAATTATgccatgaaaagaaaattcaacgATATTAATCAAGAGGAAATCAGTGGAAAATCTTTACCTCAGAAATCTGTCCTGACTTTAAGTTGTGACAATGAGCTAGCTGCTTTTATTTCAGTGAGCAGAGGGAGTCAGATTTTGTCTCTGAATTCGGAGTTTTTAACTAAGTTAGGACTTGGCTCTTCAGCCCGTTCTTCCGATTTAATTTCACAGACTAACATTCAGAATGTGACAAGCCTAAATCCTCCAGCTCTTACTGGGCAGTCAAAAGATCCATCCTGTGTTGCAGAAGTTTCTCACGAGGGAACATCTGTGATAGAAGCCAAGAAAATGGAGCTTCATGTGAGGTGGAGGACGGACACAGGCAAATGTGTGGATGCTTCCCCTCTGATTGTCATCTCCGCTGCTGCTAAGTCCTCTGTAACTGTGTACATTGGCTCCCATTCCCACAGAATGATGGCAGTTGACCTTTACTCTGGGAAGGTGAAATGGGAACAGATTTTGGGAGGTCGAATTGAATCCTCAGCATGTGTATCTAAGTGTGGAAACTTTATTGTAGTGG GCTGTTATAATGGGTTAGTTTATGTTCTGAAAAGTAATAGTGGAGAAGAATACTGGATGTTTACTACCAAGGATGCTGTCAAAAGCTCAGCAACCATGGATCCAACCACAGGACTCCTTTACATTGGATCTCATGACCAGCATGCATATGCTTTAGATATTTAT AAAAAGAAGTGTGTTTGGAAGTTAAAATGTGGAGGAACTGTCTTTTCGTCCCCTTGTTTGAGCCTGATACCACATCATTTATATGTGGCTACACTGGGAGGCCTGTTACTGGCTATAAATCCT GCCACTGGGAACACAGTTTGGAAACATTCCTGTGGAAAACCACTCTTTTCTTCTCCACGGTGTTGCCTACAGTATATTTGTATTGGCTGTGTAGATGGAAATTTACTCTGCTTTACTCACTTTGGAGAACAG GTTTGGCAGTTCTCTACCAGTGAACCAATCTTTTCATCCCCATGTACCTCAGCATCAgagcaagaaatattttttggttcCCATGATTGCTTTATCTACTGTTGTAATACGAAAGGTCACCTCCAGTGGAAATTTGAAACTACTTCCCAGGTGTATGCAACACCGTTTGCTTTCTGTTACCAAGATTGTAGCAATGAAATGTTGCTGGCAGCAGCATCTACTGATGGGAAACTGTGGATCTTGGAATCTAAGAGTGGACGATTGCAAAGTGTGTATGAACTTCCTGGACAAGTCTTTTCTTCTCCTGTGGTCTGGGAATCAATGCTTCTTATTGGATGTagaaataattatgtttattgtCTGGATTTGTTGGGTGGACATCAAATATAA